In the Halichoerus grypus chromosome 4, mHalGry1.hap1.1, whole genome shotgun sequence genome, one interval contains:
- the ATG4B gene encoding cysteine protease ATG4B yields the protein MADVHFLPHFRPRPRPRPLGPDWPRQRPVASRCGTVGATPLSVGGRRGKMDAATLTYDTLRFAEFEDFPETSEPVWILGRKYSIFTEKDEILSDVASRLWFTYRKNFPAIGGTGPTSDTGWGCMLRCGQMIFAQALVCRHLGRDWRWTQRKRQPDSYFNVLNAFIDRKDSYYSIHQIAQMGVGEGKSIGQWYGPNTVAQVLKKLAVFDTWSALAVHIAMDNTVVMEDIRRLCRGSLPCTGATALPADSSRHCNGFPAGAELTNRPAPWRPLVLLIPLRLGLTDINEAYVETLKRCFMMPQSLGVIGGKPNSAHYFIGYVGEELIYLDPHTTQPAVEFTDSCFIPDESFHCQHPPSRMSIGELDPSIAVGFFCKTEDDFDDWCRQVRQVSLLGGALPMFELVEQQPSHLACPDVLNLSLDSSDAERLERFFDSEDEDFEILSL from the exons ATGGCGGACGTGCATTTCCTCCCGCACTTCCGGCCCCGCCCGCGCCCTCGCCCTCTAGGCCCGGATTGGCCCCGGCAGCGGCCCGTCGCGTCGCGCTGCGGAACCGTCGGAGCGACGCCGCTCTCAGTCGGCGGCCGGAGAGGGAAGATGGACGCAG CTACTCTGACCTACGACACTCTTCGATTTGCTGAGTTTGAAGATTTCCCGGAGACCTCAGAGCCTGTGTGGATACTGGGTAGAAAATACAGCATCTTCACAG AAAAGGACGAGATCTTGTCCGATGTGGCGTCCAGACTTTGGTTTACATACAGGAAAAACTTCCCAGCCATTG GGGGCACCGGCCCCACCTCGGACACGGGCTGGGGCTGCATGCTGCGGTGCGGACAGATGATCTTTGCCCAGGCCCTGGTGTGCCGCCATTTAGGCCGAG ATTGGAGGTGGACACAGCGGAAGAGGCAGCCGGATAGCTACTTCAATGTCCTCAACGCGTTCATCGACAGGAAGGACAGTTACTACTCCATTCACCAGATAG CACAAATGGGAGTTGGCGAGGGCAAGTCCATCGGCCAGTGGTACGGGCCCAACACCGTTGCCCAGGTGCTCAA GAAACTGGCTGTCTTCGACACCTGGAGCGCCTTGGCAGTCCACATAGCAATGGACAACACGGTGGTGATGGAGGACATCA GAAGGTTGTGCAGGGGCAGTCTTCCGTGTACGGGGGCCACCGCGCTCCCCGCGGACTCCAGCCGGCACTGTAACGGCTTCCCCGCGGGAGCTGAGCTCACCAATAGGCCGGCACCGTGGAGACCCCTGGTGCTTCTCATCCCCCTGCGCCTGGGGCTCACGGACATCAACGAGGCCTACGTGGAGACCCTGAAG CGCTGCTTCATGATGCCCCAGTCCCTGGGAGTGATCGGAGGGAAGCCCAACAGTGCCCACTACTTCATCGGCTACGTTG GTGAAGAGCTCATCTACCTGGACCCTCACACGACACAGCCAGCGGTGGAGTTCACCGACAGCTGTTTCATCCCGGACGAGAGCTTCCACTGCCAGCACCCGCCGAGCAGGATGAGCATCGGGGAGCTCGACCCGTCCATTGCCGTG GGCTTCTTCTGTAAGACTGAGGACGACTTTGATGACTGGTGCCGACAAGTCAGGCAG GTGTCGCTGCTCGGGGGCGCCCTGCCCATGTTTGAGCTGGTGGAGCAACAACCTTCGCACCTGGCCTGTCCTGATGTCCTGAACCTGTCCTTAG